The Miscanthus floridulus cultivar M001 unplaced genomic scaffold, ASM1932011v1 fs_195_1_2, whole genome shotgun sequence genome has a segment encoding these proteins:
- the LOC136530756 gene encoding patatin-like protein 3 produces MEAPRVVDPAAGLDVDKLTYEIFSILESKFLFGYDDPKLFSPASAGTSPSPGAAATASSGKATPTRASPAAGAKVCILTIDGGGRAADGLLAGAALVRLEASLRQRTGDDGARLADFFDVAAGSGAGGVLAAMLVARGADGRPRFSADDALAFLLRSLRRGGGGGCSWSSDAQGLGGLRGLFQFRRPGGGGGAAVFRRVFGDLTLRDTVRPVLVPCYDLATAAPFLFSRADAVETSAYDFRLRDVCAATCAGSGVVEARSCDGSTHIAAVGGGVALGNPTAAAITHVLNNRRDFPLVAGVEDLLVVSIGSGEADNSERERGAASTSQIVRIAAEGVADMVDQAVAMAFGQNRTTNYIRIQATGTPRGSSRGAAAAAEAEEMLAQRNVESVLFRGKKVAEQTNAEKLERFAHELVKERDRRRASASPSPAAAPALVKHRQPSAAAASYSSLVSHTLASIM; encoded by the exons ATGGAGGCGCCGAGGGTGGTGGACCCGGCGGCGGGTCTGGACGTGGACAAGCTCACCTACGAGATCTTCTCCATCCTCGAGAGCAAGTTCCTGTTCGGCTACGACGACCCCAAGCTATTCTCGCCCGCCTCCGCGGGGACCTCACCGTCGCCGGGTGCAGCCGCCACGGCGTCGTCGGGGAAGGCGACACCGACCAGGGCATCTCCAGCGGCGGGGGCGAAGGTCTGCATACTGACGATCGACGGCGGCGGGCGGGCCGCGGACGGGCTGCTCGCCGGCGCGGCGCTGGTGCGGCTGGAGGCGTCGCTGCGGCAGCGCACGGGGGACGACGGCGCCAGGCTGGCCGACTTCTTCGACGTCGCCGCGGGGTCGGGAGCCGGGGGCGTGCTGGCGGCCATGCTCGTCGCGCGGGGCGCCGACGGCCGCCCGCGCTTCTCCGCGGACGACGCGCTCGCGTTCCTCCTGCGCAGCCTCCGCCGTGGCGGCGGGGGCGGCTGCTCCTGGTCGTCCGACGCCCAGGGCCTAGGCGGCCTGCGGGGGCTGTTCCAGTTCCGCCGcccgggcggcggcggaggcgccgCGGTGTTCCGGAGGGTGTTCGGCGACCTGACGCTGCGGGACACGGTGCGGCCCGTGCTGGTGCCCTGCTACGACCTGGCGACGGCGGCGCCGTTCCTCTTCTCCCGCGCCGACGCCGTGGAGACCAGCGCCTACGACTTCCGCCTCCGCGACGTCTGCGCCGCCACGTGCGCGGGGTCgggggtggtggaggcgcggtcCTGCGACGGGTCCACGCACATCGCCGCGGTCGGCGGCGGCGTCGCGCTGGGCAACCCCACGGCGGCCGCCATCACGCACGTGCTCAACAACAGGCGCGACTTCCCGCTCGTCGCCGGCGTCGAGGACCTGCTCGTCGTCTCCATCGGCAGCGGCGAGGCGGACAACAGCGAGCGGGAGCGCGGCGCCGCCTCCACGTCACAGATCGTCAGGATCGCCGCCGAGGGCGTCGCCGACATGGTGGATCAGGCCGTGGCCATGGCGTTCGGACAGAATAGGACAACCAACTACATCCGCATACAG GCGACAGGGACGCCGCGAGGATCGAGCCgtggcgcggccgccgccgcggaggCGGAGGAGATGCTGGCGCAGAGGAACGTGGAGTCGGTGCTGTTCCGCGGGAAGAAGGTAGCGGAGCAGACCAACGCGGAGAAGCTGGAGCGGTTCGCGCACGAGCTGGTCAAGGAGCGCGACCGGCGCAGGGCCAGCGCGAGTCCGAGCCCCGCCGCAGCCCCGGCGCTCGTCAAACACCGCcagccgtcggcggcggcggcgtcgtacTCGAGCCTCGTCAGCCACACGCTCGCGAGCATCATGTAG